A single Limanda limanda chromosome 19, fLimLim1.1, whole genome shotgun sequence DNA region contains:
- the twist1a gene encoding twist-related protein 1a, with protein MREEDSSPMDSAGNSEEETDLHLPRRGARKRRAARRSVDAEEEEEEEEGDAESQSPGRGKKRCRKSCEAGGGSAGSGGSEASSSPEGSFEDLHTQRVMANVRERQRTQSLNEAFTSLRKIIPTLPSDKLSKIQTLKLAARYIDFLCQVLQSDELDARGTSCSYVAHERLSYAFSVWRMGGAWSLSTASH; from the coding sequence ATGCGGGAAGAGGACTCCTCCCCGATGGACAGTGCGGggaacagcgaggaggagacCGACCTGCATCTTCCGCGGAGAGGCGCCAGGAAGCGGCGGGCTGCACGGAGGAGCGTAgacgcggaggaggaggaggaggaggaggagggggacgcGGAGAGCCAAAGCCCGGGCCGCGGTAAGAAGAGGTGCAGGAAGAGCTGTGAGGCCGGAGGAGGCAGCGCCGGGAGCGGGGGCAGCGAGGCCAGCAGCAGCCCCGAGGGCTCCTTCGAAGACCTCCACACGCAGCGCGTAATGGCCAACGTGCGCGAGCGGCAACGGACACAGTCTCTCAACGAGGCGTTCACGTCGCTGCGGAAGATCATCCCCACGCTGCCGTCAGACAAACTCAGCAAGATCCAGACGCTGAAGCTCGCGGCCCGGTACATCGACTTCCTGTGCCAAGTCCTGCAAAGCGACGAGCTGGACGCGCGGGGAACCAGCTGCAGCTACGTGGCGCACGAACGCCTGAGCTATGCGTTCTCGGTCTGGAGGATGGGGGGCGCCTGGTCCCTGTCTACTGCATCCCACTAG
- the LOC133026447 gene encoding fer3-like protein: MDVELPGRLVDSALINFVNDMSLIEFPQKIALGPKQVNPTTPSPSNQARQGDSSWSLSLENDVRTVELRAERLAMSPPRYYSRGAQEHAASKRRRIITVVQRHAANVRERKRMYSLNEAFDELRTKVPTFAYEKRLSRIETLRLAIVYISFMRDLLENT, from the coding sequence ATGGATGTGGAGCTGCCAGGCCGCTTAGTGGACTCTGCGTTAATCAATTTTGTCAATGACATGAGCCTGATAGAGTTTCCGCAGAAGATAGCTCTGGGACCAAAGCAGGTGAATCCTACCACACCCAGCCCGAGCAACCAGGCGCGGCAGGGCGACTCGTCTTGGAGCCTGAGCCTGGAAAACGACGTGCGCACAGTGGAGCTCCGCGCCGAGCGTCTGGCGATGAGCCCGCCGAGGTACTACAGCCGCGGGGCGCAGGAGCACGCCGCGTCCAAACGCAGGAGGATCATCACCGTGGTGCAGCGCCATGCGGCCAACGTGCGGGAGAGAAAGCGGATGTACAGCCTGAACGAGGCGTTTGACGAGCTGAGGACGAAAGTTCCCACATTCGCGTACGAGAAGAGACTGTCCCGCATCGAGACCCTGCGCCTCGCCATCGTCTACATCTCCTTCATGAGGGACCTGCTGGAGAACACATGA